A window from Cinclus cinclus chromosome 4, bCinCin1.1, whole genome shotgun sequence encodes these proteins:
- the LOC134043293 gene encoding calmodulin, striated muscle: protein MAERLSEEKIAEFKEAFSLFDRDGDGCISTKELGTVMRSLGQNPTEAELQDMVGEVDADGSGTIDFPEFLSLMARKTRDTDSEEEIREAFRVFDKDGNGYISAAELRHVMTNLGEKLTDEEVDEMIKEADCNNDGQVNYEEFVRMMTEK, encoded by the coding sequence ATGGCCGAGCGGCTGTCGGAGGAGAAAATCGCAGAATTCAAGGAAGCGTTCTCCCTCTTCGACCGCGACGGCGACGGCTGCATCAGCACCAAGGAGCTGGGCACCGTCATGCGCTCGCTGGGCCAGAACCCCACCGAGGCCGAGCTGCAGGACATGGTGGGCGAGGTGGACGCCGACGGCAGCGGCACCATCGACTTCCCGGAGTTCCTGTCGCTGATGGCCAGGAAGACGAGGGACACGGACAGCGAGGAGGAGATCCGGGAGGCGTTCCGGGTTTTCGACAAGGATGGGAACGGCTACATCAGCGCGGCGGAGCTGCGGCACGTCATGACCAACCTGGGCGAGAAGCTGACGGACGAGGAGGTGGACGAGATGATCAAGGAGGCCGACTGCAACAACGACGGGCAGGTCAACTATGAGGAGTTCGTCAGGATGATGACGGAGAAGTGA
- the ASB13 gene encoding ankyrin repeat and SOCS box protein 13, whose product MESAGGSGSVRGDISFWADRTPVHEAARRGEILQLRQLIESGACVNAVTYDSITPLHEASLRGQTQCVKLLLDAGAQVDARNIDGSTPLCDACASGSVECVKVLLSHGAKVNPPLYTASPLHEACMNGSSECVQILIDVGANLEAHDCHFGTPLHVACAREHLDCAKLLLQAGANVNAAKLHETALHHAAKVRNVALVELLVEFGGNIYARDNRGKKPSDYTWSSSATAKCFEYYEKTPLSLAQLCRVTVRRAAGQRGLDKISRLEIPPRLIQYLSYN is encoded by the exons ATGGAGAGCGCCGGCGGCAGCGGCTCCGTGAGGGGCGACATCA GTTTCTGGGCTGACAGGACACCGGTGCACGAGGCTGCCCGGAGAGGGGAGATCCTGCAGCTGCGGCAGCTGATCGAGAGCGGCGCCTGCGTCAACGCCGTCACCTACGACTCCATCACCCCCCTGCACGAGGCCAGCCTCAGGGGACAGACCCAGTGTGTCAAACTGCTGCTGGATGCGGGGGCCCAG GTGGATGCCAGGAACATCGACGGCAGCACACCGCTGTGCGACGCCTGCGCCTCGGGCAGCGTGGAGTGCGTCAAGGTGCTGCTGTCCCACGGAGCCAAGGTCAACCCTCCCCTGTACACGGCCTCCCCCCTGCACGAAGCCTGCATGAACG GCAGCTCGGAGTGCGTGCAGATCCTGATCGATGTGGGTGCCAACCTGGAGGCTCACGACTGTCACTTCGGGACCCCCCTGCACGTGGCCTGTGCCAGGGAACACCTGGATTGTGCCAAGCTGCTCCTCCAGGCAG GAGCCAACGTGAACGCGGCCAAGCTGCACGAGACAGCGCTGCACCACGCGGCCAAGGTGCGCAACGTGGCCCtggtggagctgctggtggagtTTGGGGGGAACATCTACGCCCGGGACAACCGCGGCAAGAAACCCTCGGATTACACCTGGAGCAGCAGCGCCACGGCCAAGTGCTTCGAGTACTACGAGA agaCCCCTCTGAGCCTGGCCCAGCTGTGCCGGGTCACCGTGCGGAGAGCGGCCGGGCAGAGAGGGCTGGACAAGATCTCCAGGCTGGAAATCCCTCCCAGGCTCATCCAGTACCTCTCCTACAactga